The following coding sequences lie in one Bacillus thermozeamaize genomic window:
- a CDS encoding 1,4-dihydroxy-2-naphthoyl-CoA synthase, with amino-acid sequence MAVEWKTARTYNDILYETYEGIAKITINRPEVRNAFRPETVMEMMDAFAAARDDSDIGVVILTGAGTEAFCSGGDQRVRGDGGYVGKDQVPRLNVLDLQRQIRTLPKPVIAMVAGYAIGGGHVLHLVCDLTIAADNAIFGQTGPKVGSFDAGYGATYLARVVGHKKAREIWYLCRQYTAQQALEMGLVNAVVPLERLEEETIQWAKEILEKSPTAIRFLKAAFNADTDGLAGIQQLAGDATLLYYLTDEAKEGKNAFLEKRKPDFSKFPRFP; translated from the coding sequence ATGGCTGTGGAATGGAAAACGGCGCGAACTTATAACGACATTTTGTATGAAACGTATGAAGGCATCGCCAAGATCACGATCAACCGTCCGGAGGTGAGAAACGCCTTCCGGCCCGAGACAGTGATGGAAATGATGGATGCTTTTGCCGCCGCCAGGGATGACAGCGATATCGGCGTCGTGATCCTGACCGGGGCAGGGACGGAAGCCTTCTGTTCCGGCGGCGATCAGCGGGTGCGCGGGGACGGCGGATATGTCGGAAAAGATCAGGTGCCGCGCCTCAACGTACTGGATCTTCAGCGGCAAATTCGGACACTGCCGAAACCGGTGATCGCGATGGTGGCCGGGTACGCGATCGGCGGCGGGCATGTGCTTCATCTGGTGTGCGACCTGACCATTGCCGCCGACAATGCCATATTCGGCCAGACGGGGCCGAAAGTGGGCAGCTTTGACGCCGGATATGGCGCCACTTACCTGGCCCGGGTGGTCGGACACAAGAAAGCGCGGGAAATCTGGTACCTGTGCCGGCAATACACCGCTCAACAAGCGTTGGAGATGGGGCTGGTCAACGCGGTGGTGCCTTTGGAGAGACTGGAGGAAGAAACCATCCAGTGGGCGAAAGAGATCCTGGAAAAGAGCCCGACGGCCATCCGTTTCCTGAAGGCGGCCTTCAACGCCGACACGGACGGGCTGGCGGGCATCCAGCAACTGGCGGGTGACGCCACGCTGTTGTATTACTTGACGGACGAGGCGAAAGAAGGAAAAAACGCCTTCCTGGAAAAGAGAAAACCCGATTTTTCCAAGTTTCCCCGTTTTCCCTGA
- a CDS encoding O-succinylbenzoate-CoA ligase: MPNWLARQATLSPGKLALIAGEVRWTFAELESRARKLAQELARLGVGTGDRVAVLCQNGAHLVTLIHALMKRGAVLVPFNLRLSVSELAWQVQDVKPHLFFYDAAHERKAAGLLERFPDLKAVQLEQVLEGRPLLRQTGHRDHSGARHSECESHILEYLDRNQVHCIIYTSGTTGKPKGAMLTYGNHWWSATGSALNLGNLPDDRWLACVPLFHVSGLSILMRSVILGIPMVLLPGFDPDEVNRVIEEEKVTIISVVSNMLRRMLEAQGNRPYPSHLRCVLLGGGPAPRTLLEACAERGIPVVQTYGMTETASQVVTLPPHEALRKLGSAGKPLFSVELRIASDGEETAPGEVGEILIRGPNVTAGYFGRPEETAKAIRDGWLHTGDLGYLDDEGFLYVLDRRHDLIISGGENVYPAEVEAVLSAHPHIVEAGVVGVPDEQWGQVPVAVVRVRDGVELDEQAVIAFCRERLASYKVPRKICRTEQLPYNASGKLVRHQLRQWLLEGGL, encoded by the coding sequence ATGCCCAACTGGCTGGCCCGGCAGGCGACGCTTTCCCCAGGGAAGCTGGCGCTCATTGCGGGCGAGGTGAGATGGACCTTTGCCGAACTGGAGAGCCGGGCGCGCAAGCTGGCCCAGGAACTGGCCCGGCTCGGCGTGGGCACCGGGGATCGGGTGGCGGTGCTTTGCCAGAACGGAGCGCATCTGGTGACCCTGATTCATGCCTTGATGAAACGGGGCGCCGTGCTGGTTCCGTTCAACTTGAGGCTGAGCGTCAGCGAACTGGCATGGCAGGTGCAGGATGTCAAGCCGCACCTGTTTTTTTATGACGCAGCCCATGAACGGAAGGCGGCGGGGCTGCTGGAACGGTTTCCCGATTTGAAGGCGGTTCAGCTGGAACAGGTGCTGGAGGGCAGGCCTCTTTTGCGCCAGACCGGCCATCGGGATCATTCCGGCGCTCGTCACTCTGAATGCGAATCCCATATTCTGGAATATCTGGACCGCAACCAGGTTCACTGCATCATTTATACATCGGGCACGACAGGCAAACCCAAGGGAGCCATGCTGACCTATGGAAACCATTGGTGGAGCGCCACCGGCTCGGCGTTGAATCTCGGCAACCTGCCGGATGACCGGTGGCTTGCCTGTGTGCCGCTGTTTCATGTGAGCGGCCTTTCGATCCTCATGCGCAGTGTCATCCTGGGCATTCCGATGGTGCTTCTTCCCGGCTTTGACCCGGACGAGGTGAACCGGGTGATTGAAGAGGAAAAAGTGACCATCATTTCGGTGGTCAGCAACATGCTCCGGCGGATGCTGGAGGCGCAGGGGAACAGGCCCTACCCGTCACACCTGCGCTGTGTCCTGTTGGGCGGGGGGCCGGCTCCCCGAACGCTCTTGGAAGCGTGCGCGGAGCGGGGGATTCCGGTGGTCCAGACGTACGGCATGACCGAAACCGCCTCGCAGGTGGTGACGCTGCCTCCCCATGAGGCGTTGCGCAAACTGGGCTCGGCCGGCAAACCCCTGTTTTCTGTAGAGCTTCGGATTGCGTCGGATGGCGAAGAAACGGCGCCGGGAGAGGTTGGCGAAATTCTGATCCGCGGCCCCAATGTGACGGCCGGTTACTTCGGGAGGCCGGAGGAGACGGCGAAGGCGATCCGGGACGGCTGGCTCCACACCGGTGACCTCGGCTATTTGGATGACGAAGGGTTTTTGTACGTCCTGGACCGGCGCCATGATCTGATCATCTCGGGCGGTGAAAATGTGTACCCGGCGGAAGTGGAGGCGGTTCTCTCTGCCCACCCGCACATTGTGGAGGCGGGTGTGGTGGGTGTCCCCGATGAGCAGTGGGGACAGGTGCCCGTGGCCGTGGTCCGGGTCCGGGACGGCGTGGAACTGGATGAGCAGGCGGTGATCGCCTTCTGCCGGGAGCGGCTGGCCTCCTATAAAGTGCCGCGAAAAATCTGCCGGACGGAGCAGCTGCCCTACAATGCCTCGGGCAAACTGGTCCGCCACCAGCTGCGGCAATGGCTGTTGGAGGGTGGTTTGTAA